The genomic region CACTGCTCGACGATTTTGAGCGACTCGTGCATCTCCTGCAGCCGGACCCGGAACCGGCCGTACGAGTCGGCGGTGTCCCAGGTGGGCACGTCGAAGTCGTAGGTCTCGTAGCCGCAGTACGGCTGGGTCTTGCGCAGGTCCAGGCCGTAGCCGGTGGCGCGCAGCGGCGGGCCGGAGATGCCCAGCGCCATGCACCCGGTCAGGTCCAGGTAGCCGACGTCCTGCAGCCGGGACTTGAAGATCGGGTTCGCGTTGCAGAGCTCGGCGTACTCCGGCAGGTGCTTGTTCATCCAGGTGATGTAGTCCCGGATCTTGTCCAGCGCACCCGGCGGCAGGTCCTGGGCGACGCCGCCCGGCCGGATGAACGCGTGGTTCATCCGCAGGCCGGTGATCAGCTCGAACAGGTCGAGCGTCATCTCCCGCTCCCGGAAGCCGATCGTCATCACGGTCAGCGCGCCGATCTCCATGCCGCCGGTGGCGATGCAGACCAGGTGGCTGCTGATCCGGTTGAGCTCCATCAGGAGCACCCGCATCACGTTGGCCTTCTCGGGGATCTGGTCCTCGATGCCGAGCAGCCGCTCGACCGCCAGGCAGTAGGCCGCCTCGTTGTAGAACGGCGACAGGTAGTCCATCCGGGTGCAGAACGTGACGCCCTGCGTCCAGGAACGGAACTCCATGTTCTTCTCGATGCCGGTGTGCAGGTAGCCGATGCCGCAGCGGGCCTCGGTCACCGTCTCGCCCTCGATCTCGAGGATCAGCCGGAGCACGCCGTGGGTGGACGGGTGCTGCGGGCCCATGTTGACGACGATGCGCTCTTCGGGCTCCTCGCCCAGGCCGGCCACGACCGAGTCCCAGTCCTGACCGGTGACGGTGAAGACCTTGCCCTCGGTGGTGTCGCGCGCGTCGGCGTACGGATCTGTCGTGGTCATCAGTTGTAAGACCTCCGCGTGTCGGGCGGCGGGATGACGGCGCCCTTGTACTCGACGTCGATGCCGCCGAGCGGGTAGTCCTTGCGTTGCGGGTGGCCCGGCCAGTCGTCGGGCATCTGGATCCGGGTCAGCGCCGGGTGACCGTCGAAGACGATGCCGAAGAAGTCCCAGGTCTCGCGCTCGTGCCAGTCGTTGGCCGGGTAGACCGAGACGATCGACGGGATGTGCGGGTCCGCGTCGGGCACCGACACCTCCAGCCGGATCCGCCGGTTGTGGGTGATCGAGAGCAGGTGGTAGACCGCGTGCAGCTCCCGGCCGGTCTCGTTCGGGTAGTGCACGCCGTTCACGCCGGAGCAGAACTCGAACCGCAGCGCCTCGTCGTCACGCAGGTGCTGGGCGACCTCGACCAGCCGCTCCGGCACGACGTGCAGGGTCAGCTCGCCCCGGTCGACCACGACCTTCTCGATCGCGCCGTCGCCGACCAGGGCCTCCAGGCGCTCGGTGGCGCCGTCGAACCAGGAGCCGTACGGCTTCGGCGTACCGCCGGGCAGCGCGACCTGGCGGCGCAGGCCGCCGAAGCCGGAGGTGTCACCACTGCCCTTGACGCCGAACATGCCCTCGCGCTGGTCGATCACCTCGGCGCCCGGCGTCTGAGCGTCGCCGGCCGGCGCGGTGGCCGGAAGGTTCTCCGGCTGGTGCTCGCTCATCGCAGCAGGCCCTTCATCTCGAGCGTCGGGGCGGCGGTCAGCGCGGCCTGCTCCTGCTCGGCCTGCAGCGCCTTCTTGTGCGCGCCGAGCTTGCCGTGCTGGATGTCGTCGTGCAGCTTGAGGAAGGCGTCGAGCAGCATCTCCGGCCGCGGCGGGCAGCCGGGCAGGTACATGTCGACCGGGACGACGTGGTCCACGCCCTGGACGATCGCGTAGTTGTTGAACATGCCGCCCGAGGAGGCGCACACACCCATCGCCAGCACCCACTTCGGGTTCGGCATCTGGTCGTAGATCTGGCGCAGCACCGGAGCCATCTTCTGGCTCACCCGGCCGGCCACGATCATCAGGTCGGCCTGCCGGGGCGACGCCCGGAAGACCTCCATGCCGAACCGGGCCGCGTCGTAGCGCGGGGCACCGGTGGTCATCATCTCGATCGCGCAGCAGGCCAGCCCGAAGGTTGCCGGCCACAACGAGGCCTTCCGCATGTAGCCGGACAGGCCTTCGATCGTGGTCAGCAGCACGCCGGCCGGAAGCTGTTCCTCAACACCCATAGGTCAGTCCCACTCCAGTCCGCCGCGACGCCAGACGTAGGCGTAGGCGACGAAGACGGTTGCGATGAAGATGACCATCTCGATCAACCCGAACAGCGCCATCTGGTCGAAGGCGACCGCCCACGGGTAGAGGAAGATGATCTCGATGTCGAAGACGATGAACAGCATCGCGGTGATGTAGTACTTCACCGGGAAGCGGCCACCGCCGACAGGCTGCGGGGTCGGCTCGATCCCGCACTCGTACGAGTCGAGCTTGGCCCGGTTGTACCGCTTGGGGCCTACCAGCGCGCTCGTCACCAAGGTGCCCGCGACGAAGATCGCCGCGAGCACGCCGAGAACGAGGATCGGTACGTAAGGGTGCATCGGTCGGTGCTCCCTCCTTCTTGCGTCGTCCTGCCGCCTGATTTACCTGTAACGAGTCAGCACTGTGGTATCAGTACCGCTGTGGCTCACGTCACTCGCCCCGTCGCACTGCGCCGTTCTAGGCCGCGGGGGCGACCTTGGTGAGGCCGTTGATGATCTTGTCCATCACGTCGCCGTCGCGCGGGTCGGTGAGGTTGGCCAGCAACTTCAAGGTGAACTTCATCAGCGTGGTGCGCGGCAGCCCGTACTTCGTGCAC from Kribbella flavida DSM 17836 harbors:
- a CDS encoding NADH-quinone oxidoreductase subunit A, translating into MHPYVPILVLGVLAAIFVAGTLVTSALVGPKRYNRAKLDSYECGIEPTPQPVGGGRFPVKYYITAMLFIVFDIEIIFLYPWAVAFDQMALFGLIEMVIFIATVFVAYAYVWRRGGLEWD
- a CDS encoding NADH-quinone oxidoreductase subunit C, with product MSEHQPENLPATAPAGDAQTPGAEVIDQREGMFGVKGSGDTSGFGGLRRQVALPGGTPKPYGSWFDGATERLEALVGDGAIEKVVVDRGELTLHVVPERLVEVAQHLRDDEALRFEFCSGVNGVHYPNETGRELHAVYHLLSITHNRRIRLEVSVPDADPHIPSIVSVYPANDWHERETWDFFGIVFDGHPALTRIQMPDDWPGHPQRKDYPLGGIDVEYKGAVIPPPDTRRSYN
- a CDS encoding NADH-quinone oxidoreductase subunit D; its protein translation is MTTTDPYADARDTTEGKVFTVTGQDWDSVVAGLGEEPEERIVVNMGPQHPSTHGVLRLILEIEGETVTEARCGIGYLHTGIEKNMEFRSWTQGVTFCTRMDYLSPFYNEAAYCLAVERLLGIEDQIPEKANVMRVLLMELNRISSHLVCIATGGMEIGALTVMTIGFREREMTLDLFELITGLRMNHAFIRPGGVAQDLPPGALDKIRDYITWMNKHLPEYAELCNANPIFKSRLQDVGYLDLTGCMALGISGPPLRATGYGLDLRKTQPYCGYETYDFDVPTWDTADSYGRFRVRLQEMHESLKIVEQCADRLARMDGEPVMVADKKIGWPSQLAVGNDGMGNSLDHIKHIMGESMEALIHHFKLVTEGFRVPAGQAYVAVESPRGELGCHLVSDGGTKPYRAHFRDPSFANLQAMPILCEGAQVADVIVAVASLDPVMGGVDR
- a CDS encoding NuoB/complex I 20 kDa subunit family protein, whose protein sequence is MGVEEQLPAGVLLTTIEGLSGYMRKASLWPATFGLACCAIEMMTTGAPRYDAARFGMEVFRASPRQADLMIVAGRVSQKMAPVLRQIYDQMPNPKWVLAMGVCASSGGMFNNYAIVQGVDHVVPVDMYLPGCPPRPEMLLDAFLKLHDDIQHGKLGAHKKALQAEQEQAALTAAPTLEMKGLLR